The Acaryochloris thomasi RCC1774 genome contains a region encoding:
- a CDS encoding ATP-binding protein, which produces MPAKTKKQATDAVLRQHAEQQFAHELEELAKADTRQRPPNWKLSPWAVATYLLGGTLENGFEVSPKYIGNRRLMEIAIATLTTDRALLLYGVPGTAKSWVSEHLAAAITGDSTLLIQGTAGTSEEAIRYGWNYAQLLAKGPSPAAVVPSPLMNAMELGKIARVEELTRIPAEVQDTLITVLSEKALPIPELGTEVQGNQGFNVIATANNRDKGVNDLSSALKRRFNTVILPVPGTAAEEVNIVQQRVASLGKALDLPPEAPALEEIRRVVTIFRELRNGATEDGKTKLKSPSSTLSPAEAISVVNSGVALAVHFGDGALQASDMMAGLVGAVVKDPVQDQVVWKEYLETVVKEREGWKDLYRASREVL; this is translated from the coding sequence ATGCCCGCCAAAACCAAAAAGCAAGCCACCGATGCGGTTTTACGCCAACATGCTGAACAGCAGTTTGCCCATGAACTTGAAGAGCTAGCGAAGGCCGATACGCGCCAGCGACCGCCAAACTGGAAGCTTTCCCCCTGGGCGGTGGCAACTTATCTGCTGGGCGGAACCTTAGAGAATGGGTTTGAGGTGAGTCCGAAATACATTGGTAATCGGAGGCTGATGGAGATTGCGATCGCAACTCTAACCACCGACCGCGCCCTTCTTTTGTACGGCGTCCCCGGCACCGCTAAATCCTGGGTCTCTGAGCACTTAGCGGCAGCGATAACAGGCGACTCCACACTGTTAATTCAAGGCACCGCAGGCACCAGCGAAGAAGCAATCCGCTACGGCTGGAACTATGCTCAACTGCTTGCCAAAGGCCCATCGCCTGCCGCCGTGGTTCCCAGCCCCTTGATGAACGCAATGGAGCTAGGCAAGATCGCCAGGGTCGAAGAGCTGACCCGCATCCCTGCCGAAGTGCAGGACACGCTGATTACTGTTCTGTCGGAGAAGGCCCTCCCCATCCCTGAACTAGGCACCGAAGTCCAAGGGAATCAGGGCTTCAATGTAATCGCCACCGCCAACAACCGCGACAAAGGCGTCAATGATTTATCCAGCGCCCTCAAGCGTCGCTTTAACACCGTTATCTTGCCCGTTCCCGGCACCGCCGCCGAAGAAGTCAATATCGTTCAGCAGCGAGTGGCATCGCTGGGGAAAGCTCTTGATTTACCGCCAGAAGCTCCAGCATTAGAAGAAATTCGGCGGGTGGTCACGATCTTCAGAGAACTACGGAACGGTGCCACCGAAGACGGTAAGACGAAGCTTAAGTCTCCCAGCAGCACCCTCAGCCCCGCAGAGGCCATTTCAGTGGTCAATAGTGGTGTGGCTCTGGCGGTCCACTTTGGCGATGGCGCATTGCAGGCCAGCGATATGATGGCCGGTTTGGTTGGTGCCGTAGTCAAAGACCCGGTGCAGGACCAAGTGGTCTGGAAAGAGTACCTTGAAACCGTCGTCAAAGAACGAGAAGGCTGGAAAGATCTGTACCGAGCCAGTCGTGAAGTGCTGTGA